A window of the Megalopta genalis isolate 19385.01 chromosome 2, iyMegGena1_principal, whole genome shotgun sequence genome harbors these coding sequences:
- the Prp40 gene encoding pre-mRNA processing factor 40 — MASNDGIPPPAAVPGFPPATPNIASSFVPPIMPTAPFIPPPSLPPGPPGIMPPQFSIPPPGFSFPITAAPPPDAGVIAAPPQITAPGIPPPAPIASEAGTAVQPITATAEKKTDWTEHKAPDGRTYYYNSVTKQSLWEKPDELKTPSELLLSQCPWKEYKSENGKVYYHNVTTKESRWTIPTELEELKTRIAAEEAAAAAAAVVASATNSIVPVAMQHLSPNIAITNASQTSTPEPGGKSAIEQAMAATLAAINIPTPPAKPDEDSNSAKGSANDSRTSTPEPKMQFKDKKEAIEAFKELLRERDVPSNATWEQAVKLIQSDSRYPQMKKLNERKQAFNAYKTQKLKEEREQERLRLKKAKEDLEQFLLENDRMTSTTKYYKCEEIYGNLEVWRAVGDSDRRDIYEDVIFNLSKREKEEAKQLKKRNTKRLAQVLDTMTDVTYRTTWQEAQALLLQHAAFAENADLLEMDKEDALLVFENHIRQLEKDEEEEKEHEKKRRKRQERKNRDAFISLLDELHEQGKLTSMSLWVELYPMLSADLRFSAMLGQSGSTPLDLFKFYVEDLKSRFHSEKKIIREILKDKNFEVQVNTTFEEFATVVCEDRKSATLDAGNVKLTYNLLLEKAEAREKERVKEETRKFKKLETGFKNLLKTLNVDYQMTWEDLRSKIEEESDFKAITLESERVRIFKEYQHELEESCSHHHIRSKKKKTKKVKRKSRSRSHSESEGSEKGVKKKRHKSRSPSVPSKSDSSESDTRKSKRKKNKKKRGRSHSRSHSRLPSSEESPERKRKEEKHRRASAHSEGSVTENAEHHELSEDELEKQRAQLLRELQMQQEDN; from the exons ATG GCTTCAAATGATGGTATACCACCACCTGCTGCGGTACCTGGATTTCCACCAGCAACTCCAAATATTGCTTCTAGTTTTGTACCACCCATTATGCCCACTGCACCCTTTATACCACCTCCTAGCCTGCCGCCCGGTCCGCCTGGCATAATGCCACCACAATTTTCCATACCTCCTCCTGGTTTTAGTTTTCCAATAACTGCTGCTCCTCCACCCGATGCTGGAGTTATAG CTGCACCTCCTCAAATAACAGCTCCGGGTATTCCTCCTCCAGCACCTATAGCAAGTGAAGCTGGAACTGCTGTCCAGCCTATTACAGCAACAGCTGAGAAGAAGACTGATTGGACTGAGCACAAAGCCCCAGACGGCAGAacgtattattataatagtgtTACAAAGCAATCATTATGGGAGAAACCGGATGAATTAAAAACACCTAGTGAATTGCTTTTATCGCAGTGCCCTTGGAAGGAatataagtcagaaaatggGAAAGTATATTATCATAATGTAACTACTAAGGAATCAAGGTGGACCATTCCAACAGAATTGGAAGAACTGAAAACAAGAATTGCAGCTGAAGAAGCTGCAGCTGCTGCGGCAGCAGTCGTTGCAAGTGCTACAAACAG TATAGTTCCTGTAGCCATGCAGCACCTGTCTCCAAATATTGCAATTACTAATGCATCACAAACCAGTACACCAGAACCAGGTGGGAAATCTGCAATTGAGCAGGCAATGGCTGCAACACTCGCAGCAATAAACATTCCTACTCCACCTGCAAAACCAGATGAGGATAGTAATTCTGCTAAAGGCTCTGCGAACGATAGTCGCACCAGTACTCCTGAACCGAAAATGCAATTTAAGGATAAAAAGGAGGCGATTGAAGCATTTAAAGAATTATTAAGAGAAAGAGATGTACCATCAAATGCTACATGGGAACAGGCAGTAAAATTAATTCAGAGCGATTCGAGATATCCACAAATGAAAAAGTTGAATGAACGTAAACAAGCATTTAATGCATACAAAACACAAAAACTGAAAGAGGAACGTGAACAAGAAAGATTGAG GTTGAAAAAAGCTAAGGAAGACTTGGAACAGTTTCTATTAGAAAATGATAGAATGACGAGTACAACAAAATATTATAAGTGTGAAGAAATATATGGTAATTTAGAAGTTTGGAGAGCTGTAGGTGACTCGGATCGTCGAGACATATATGAAGatgttatttttaatttgtctaaacgagaaaaagaagaagcaaagcaattgaaaaaaagaaataccAAGAGACTAGCACAAGTTTTAGACACTATGACAGATGTTACATATAGGACAACTTGGCAAGAAGCACAGGCACTACTTTTACAACATGCTGCTTTTGCGGAGAATGCAGATTTATTGGAAATGGACAAAGAAGATGCCTTACTTGTATTTGAAAATCATATACGTCAGCTAGAGAAGGATGAGGAAGAAGAGAAGGAACACGAAAAGAAACGTAGGAAACGACAAGAAAGGAAAAATAGAGATGCTTTTATA AGTTTACTCGATGAATTACACGAGCAAGGGAAATTAACGTCAATGTCACTTTGGGTAGAGCTTTACCCAATGCTCTCTGCTGATTTGAGATTTTCTGCTATGCTTGGCCAATCTGGATCAACGCCGTTAGATCTTTTcaaattttacgtggaggatcTAAAATCTAGATTTCATTCTGAGAAAAAAATTATAAGGGAAATTTTAAAAGATAAGAATTTCGAAGTACAAGTTAACACTACCTTTGAAGAGTTCGCTACCGTCGTATGTGAAGACAGAAAATCTGCAACATTGGATGCTGGAAATGTGAAACTGACGTACAATTTATTACTTGAGAAAGCTGAAGCTAGGGAAAAGGAACGTGTAAAAGAAGAAACTAGGAAATTCAAGAAATTGGAAACAGGTTTTAAAAATCTATTGAAGACACTTAATGTTGATTATCAGATGACGTGGGAGGATCTGCGATCTAAAATCGAAGAGGAATCAGACTTTAAAGCGATTACATTGGAAAGCGAAAGAGTTCGAATCTTTAAAGAATATCAACACGAATTGGAGGAAAGTTGTAGTCATCATCATATCAgaagtaaaaagaaaaaaacaaagaAAGTAAAACGGAAATCACGATCTAGATCTCACAGT GAGTCTGAAGGAAGCGAAAAAGGCGTAAAGAAAAAAAGGCATAAGTCACGTTCACCAAGCGTTCCTAGTAAGTCTGATAGTTCTGAGTCAGATACTAGAAAATCCAAAaggaaaaagaataaaaagaaaagaggCCGCAGTCATTCT CGTTCACATTCGAGGCTTCCATCGTCAGAAGAATCACCAGAAAGAAAACGAAAAGAGGAAAAACACAGAAGAGCTTCTGCTCACAGTGAAGGGTCTGTTACGGAGAATGCAGAGCACCATGAACTATCAGAGGACGAGTTGGAAAAACAAAGAGCGCAATTACTCCGAGAGTTACAAATGCAACAAGAAGATAATTAA